A single window of Rubripirellula lacrimiformis DNA harbors:
- a CDS encoding CynX/NimT family MFS transporter, whose product MVTPSPPITATESSSVRSVDGQSRAANLLLITGILLVAVNLRPALASVGPLVEDIRQTTGLSNAWLGLLTTLPLIAFGVISTLTPLFTRRFGIGGTLLGAMALLAFGTAMRSIPWLPALYFGTLLLGIAIAFGNVLLPSLTKRNFASRSGFITSLYSAGMALGASLAAGVSIPLANDLNLGWRGTLGVWAIPAMIAFVVWLPQASRLKKSEPGRSFQAAMKHLGRSKLAWQVALFMGLQSLTFYVVLAWLPAILISRGCDASYAGWMLSLSQAMGIVGSLIVPTLAGRTADQRVFVLLMALIESIGLAGLWLDPQGWIVLWVSMIGFILGGSFGLALLFIVLRSKDTQSATELSGMAQSIGYLVAATGPMIFGGLFDFSGTWFYSFVLLFVVGVLKLAMGLGAGAARTLD is encoded by the coding sequence ATGGTCACACCGAGTCCCCCCATCACGGCGACCGAATCCTCCTCTGTTCGATCCGTCGATGGCCAGTCGCGCGCAGCGAACCTGCTGCTGATCACAGGCATCCTGCTGGTCGCCGTCAATCTGCGTCCCGCGCTAGCCAGTGTCGGACCGCTGGTGGAAGACATCCGGCAAACGACGGGGTTGTCCAATGCTTGGCTGGGCCTGTTGACGACGTTGCCACTGATCGCATTCGGTGTCATCTCGACCTTGACGCCGCTATTTACGCGGCGTTTCGGGATCGGCGGAACGTTGCTGGGGGCGATGGCACTGTTGGCTTTCGGGACCGCGATGCGTTCGATCCCATGGCTGCCGGCGCTGTACTTCGGGACGCTTCTGTTGGGGATCGCGATCGCGTTTGGGAACGTGTTGCTGCCAAGTCTGACGAAACGAAACTTCGCATCCCGATCGGGTTTCATCACCAGCCTCTATTCGGCTGGGATGGCACTGGGGGCTTCGCTGGCCGCAGGCGTCAGCATCCCGTTGGCCAACGACCTGAATCTCGGTTGGCGAGGAACCCTTGGCGTGTGGGCGATCCCAGCCATGATTGCCTTCGTCGTTTGGCTGCCACAAGCCAGCCGGCTGAAAAAGTCAGAACCGGGGCGCAGCTTTCAGGCGGCGATGAAACACCTTGGCAGATCGAAATTGGCCTGGCAGGTGGCGCTGTTCATGGGACTGCAATCGCTGACGTTCTATGTCGTGTTGGCGTGGTTGCCCGCCATTCTGATCAGCCGAGGATGTGACGCTTCCTATGCCGGTTGGATGCTGTCCCTGTCACAAGCGATGGGCATTGTCGGATCGTTGATTGTCCCAACGCTTGCGGGAAGGACGGCCGATCAACGAGTCTTTGTCTTGCTGATGGCGTTGATCGAATCGATTGGGCTTGCCGGGCTATGGCTGGATCCGCAGGGATGGATCGTGTTGTGGGTTTCGATGATCGGATTCATCTTGGGTGGATCCTTCGGGTTGGCCCTGTTATTCATCGTCCTGCGATCCAAAGACACTCAATCCGCTACCGAACTTTCAGGGATGGCTCAGTCGATTGGCTATCTGGTCGCCGCGACGGGCCCCATGATCTTTGGCGGCCTGTTCGACTTCAGCGGTACCTGGTTCTATTCTTTCGTGCTACTGTTCGTCGTCGGAGTGCTGAAGTTGGCGATGGGGTTGGGGGCTGGTGCGGCCAGGACGCTGGATTGA
- a CDS encoding DUF3124 domain-containing protein, translating to MTEMTEERAQKLARQLKLIVLLLVVAPALVLGILMEFRFKSLEEDLNLYEPSMRDEARMDIDTLPWHPVMGQTLYVPAYSHIYHQDNKPRLLTVTLSIRNTDRENEIVVSSVKYYDTSGNEKRSMLKSPLKLGPLASTEFVIEQSDKSGGSGASFIVHWQSGRPVTHPVVETVMIDTSNDQGISFVRPATVLDENSQAGPKGQ from the coding sequence ATGACCGAAATGACTGAAGAACGCGCCCAGAAGCTCGCTCGGCAATTGAAGCTGATCGTGCTGCTGCTTGTGGTCGCGCCGGCACTCGTGTTGGGGATCTTGATGGAGTTTCGGTTCAAGTCGTTGGAAGAGGATCTGAATCTTTACGAGCCGAGTATGCGTGACGAAGCGAGGATGGATATCGATACTTTGCCGTGGCATCCGGTGATGGGGCAAACGTTGTACGTCCCCGCCTATTCGCACATTTACCATCAAGACAACAAGCCGCGGTTGCTGACGGTAACGTTGAGCATTCGCAACACGGATCGTGAAAACGAAATTGTCGTATCGTCGGTCAAGTATTACGACACAAGCGGTAACGAGAAGCGATCGATGCTGAAAAGCCCTTTGAAGCTAGGGCCGTTGGCGTCGACAGAGTTCGTGATCGAACAAAGCGACAAGTCCGGCGGCAGCGGCGCAAGTTTTATCGTCCACTGGCAAAGCGGACGGCCGGTGACTCATCCGGTGGTGGAAACCGTGATGATTGACACCAGCAACGACCAAGGCATTTCGTTTGTGCGTCCCGCAACCGTACTGGATGAAAACTCGCAAGCTGGACCGAAAGGTCAGTGA